From the genome of Carassius gibelio isolate Cgi1373 ecotype wild population from Czech Republic chromosome B10, carGib1.2-hapl.c, whole genome shotgun sequence, one region includes:
- the si:dkey-88l16.3 gene encoding low-density lipoprotein receptor-related protein 2 isoform X3 encodes MDLRRLISCAALFVLLSGVDGGCSRNQWQCDDGVCVSHRWRCDGVSDCQDGSDEMDCVCQPGDLQCADGSGCVIGSGVCDGRPQCPDASDEWDCSRRLGCLAGDWKCKNNICIPQELLCNDVNDCGDNSDEETCASCGKMNLRCPDGTCLTPRQRCDGVAQCSDKRDEPLTCGKSCLNGNGGCSHACIDQVWGALCTCPTGMTLSANGLDCEDVNECAQSFGPCMHLCTNTPGSFRCLCQNGFKALGNGSCEPQGAMTKILTSRKGLIGLVNVKTRVYEPLFAIESEPIAMTYDIQRNFIYWADKDGNIYQALNRKSTILYKGQSGLHSLAIDWFTGQLYWTSVTQKAILTGAADGSAVGTVMSKEMDPREMVLSPTESFIFWINKGANDELTIERVEMDGLNRTTLVFITAQLPRSLTMDVAARRLYWISVYKASIESIRTDGTGRFTFWDFFQGRPAQTLAVFNGWFYLADEKKLWQAPQNRSSDTLNGFILKASLPVLNIYHVLQQPRGFAPCKDSGCQLCLPSKKTPAGFTCLCPEGALPMSWGACENFKVAYATATAVYSLEFAGETPVKTELFTSDEDIQSFDMYWRRGCVVWSNGTGHVKTNIQSQDLSEYILTLKPACIVRVDQRTGNLYWLACDELSIGVSTIGPLDQSISRQLYQTRTAILDLFVDWQRGKLYWLEGKQVMRMKLGLIGGNVETAFSFEEDGVDRVVFDHKANGFLWSMESYLQVMSLLKMRRYSAGKDWVVPGSLMAAYEPYTVTLFNNILTVWNRKDRARVSGVAVENGVVSLSVALREVQQDTTAEDVRPTEVTCKSPLVICQGSAVCISRSQWCDGNKDCPDGSDEASCVHMCAKPGDFLCADRRKCVARDLVCDGRSHCTDGSDETGCPTTAPETVSTALKCRVGSKPCADGRECVLYSHVCDGEMDCKDGSDEHGCEYRCKADQFQCAHGRMCIDRKQVCDGTPQCQDRSDELDCFSRSHECRHQCDNKTRCIPESFLCDGEKDCVDATDEHNCSEIKRGDINLVTLKGKKEQSLQPPPPVCRSPSMMCPGTSLCISHTRLCDGKIDCPDGSDEVSCVDTCSKPGDFLCKDRRKCVDGNLVCDGRSHCLDGSDELACYLVARSSKPAPLKCRVGSKPCEDGRECVLYSHVCDGEMDCKDGSDERDCEYRCKADQFQCAHGRMCIDRKQVCDGTPQCQDRSDELDCFSRSHECRHQCDNKTRCIPESFLCDGEKDCVDATDEHNCSEIKRGDINLVTLKGNKEQPPLQPPPPVCRSPSMMCPGTSLCISHTRLCDGKIDCPDGSDEVSCVDTCSKPGDFLCKDRRKCVDGNLVCDGRSHCLDGSDEVACYLVARSSKPAPLKCRVGSKPCEDGRECVLLSHVCDGEMDCKDGSDERDCGRQCQPGQFQCTSVGRCIEMNQVCDGTPQCLDKSDEAGCWKPSRSCSMRCDRDTHCIPEVLICNGIRDCLDGTDEANCAVSRPAQTSCESPSVLCPGTSVCVSPAQMCDGTRDCLDGSDEASCIDACAAPGDFLCEDRRKCIEGSLVCDGRSHCLDGSDEMGCSTIADKTTTTAPFKCRVGTKPCEDGRECVLYSHVCDGEMDCKDGSDEEQCELQCNPGMFQCVQGKKCIDFRQVCDGTPQCPDHSDEAGCWKPTKSCSIRCDGNSRCIPEVFVCNGMRDCWDGSDEADCAMPTPPSPCKSPYVACQGTSLCILQRYLCDGRKDCPDGSDERPCLRNCPYRSDFMCKDRTKCVARDLVCDGRSHCLDRSDEMGCPTTAPKTSTTVLLKCRVGSKPCADGRECVLYSHVCDGEMDCKDGSDERDCDFNCKEGEFQCAHGRKCIDSKLVCDGKPQCQDFSDERDCFIRSKSCSHRCDNKTRCIPENFLCDGEKDCVDGTDESDCGYPTEVVKCESPAVLCRDGSLCIPHTSLCDGKRDCPDGYDETFCFDHCPNAGDFLCADRRKCVARDLVCDGRSHCTDGSDETGCPTTAPETVSTALKCRVGSKPCEDGRECVLYSHVCDGEMDCKDGSDEHGCEYRCKADQFQCAHGRMCIDRKQVCDGTPQCQDRSDELDCFSRSHECRHQCDNKTRCIPESFLCDGEKDCVDATDEDNCAPITGPSVTDQPVCLSPSVFCHETSKCISPSQLCDGKTDCPSGADEQSCIYSCPDLGQFLCKDRRKCVESALVCDGHPHCADGSDEKQCPTCALLCDQKSVCLTSQQICDRKPDCRDGSDENICYTSRVAASAALPLKCPLGSKPCSDGKECVLYSHVCDGEKDCKDGSDERNCERKCKKGQFQCAHGKKCIDLKLVCDGTPQCQDRSDEINCMKLSEECRHPCDNKTRCVPETFLCDGERDCADGTDEDNCVVELCSGERFQCSNGQCVALALRCDGHADCRDHSDEKGCPQPPHCPMEQRCPHTHECLLKEWLCDGEQDCSDGFDERNCEVTALKCGEFQWSCASKTQCIAMTWRCDGVKDCKDESDESGCGQVKCPTHLFQCGSGECVEPDLVCNGASDCADGSDEGVGCLKNNCSSPSRPSCQHYCINTPHGARCGCKTGFRLQSDGLTCDDIDECKEIQPAACSHKCLNTLGSYLCQCHPEFILEPDGRSCKTAEEPSLLISEQYELLNVGLRSSSIQALIAPGRMAIFSLDYDRREQRVYWVSLEDQSIKYAFHREKDNTGTIVKGVKSDSIAVDWMGRNLYWVDGVAGQILAVRLTSSIVKAQNYVIVVEEDLHQPRSLVLLPQKGVMFWSEIGGQAQIERSGMDGSDRKVVVSRGLERPVSVTVDTLTDRLYWTDEKLRCIGSATLDGENIKLLQLSEMPSLFSVAVFNDMVYWSDTHRRSVQGANKLTGKNRKVLLKRPGQPFDLKVVHALLQPNVSGPCETLRCSHVCLLAPGPRAVCRCPAGLLLASDGFTCTTPVDSSSFLMLLSPTMITQIFTKSLQAGLGLKTWPEHRALTLPAVNQASDFDLLLKDRTVSVADAGRGSIAQLKLSSSGFTPIGHLLQLKGDLLTALAVDWVTRNLYWSSVKSPQLYVTSPGGKYTSLVLQAELEGTVSIALHPPTGRLCFTAVRRRAAQTLPQVDCAHMDGNNRTLLWSKAKMPASLAFSEKGTTLYWADVGNEMISSVNMDGSDYKEYSTGSAFILSFARVENIFFWITLDNGTAQVWYTDGFQPKHMWFEVKANVIELKAYSRSSQKGTNVCSENNGGCSHLCLAYPGGRSCRCAQDYLSVNKTKCVSNLKCPMGSKACRDGLKCIALAKFCDQIPDCLDGSDEECGSVRIKPGAARLPALDSAVGSESCEAERCSGHGTCVSVEGEAVCECEEGYSGDLCQNAASSSTALAITLTFLFGGALIAAVILKRRRAQASREEATEKQTLVTEVEECTTYSQNFVNELYDPDEAPITPAITTTVVS; translated from the exons GTGTCGACGGAGGCTGCAGCAGAAATCAGTGGCAGTGTGatgatggagtgtgtgtgtcGCACAGATGGCGCTGTGACGGTGTCAGTGACTGCCAGGATGGGTCTGATGAGATGGACTGTG TATGTCAGCCTGGAGATTTGCAGTGTGCGGATGGCTCCGGGTGTGTGATCGGGTCGGGTGTTTGTGACGGGCGTCCACAGTGTCCCGACGCTTCAGATGAGTGGGACTGCAGCAGGCGTTTAGGGTGTCTGGCAGGTGACTGGAAGTGCAAGAACAACATTTGCATCCCACAAGAGCTTCTCTGCAATGACGTCAACGACTGCGGTGACAACTCTGATGAAGAAACCTGTG CTTCCTGTGGGAAGATGAACCTCCGCTGTCCTGATGGCACGTGTCTAACCCCGAGACAGAGGTGTGACGGAGTTGCTCAGTGTTCAGATAAGAGAGATGAGCCTCTTACATGTG GTAAAAGTTGTCTTAATGGGAACGGTGGCTGTAGTCATGCTTGCATTGACCAGGTTTGGGGAGCTTTGTGCACTTGTCCCACTGGGATGACCCTTTCTGCAAATGGACTTGATTGTGAAG ATGTCAATGAGTGTGCCCAGTCTTTCGGACCTTGCATGCACTTGTGCACAAACACACCCGGCTCTTTTCGGTGTCTGTGCCAGAATGGTTTCAAAGCTCTTGGAAACGGCTCTTGTGAACCTCAAG GAGCCATGACGAAGATCTTGACCTCCAGGAAGGGGTTGATTGGGTTAGTGAATGTGAAGACCAGAGTCTATGAACCGCTCTTTGCAATTGAGAGCGAACCTATAGCCATGACCTACGATATCCAGAGAAACTTCATCTACTGGGCTGATAAAGATGGGAATATCTACCAGGCTTTGAACCGGAAGAGCACGATTCTTTATAAAG GGCAGTCTGGTTTGCACAGTCTAGCCATCGACTGGTTTACTGGACAGCTGTACTGGACGAGTGTTACCCAGAAAGCCATCCTCACCGGTGCAGCTGATGGCAGTGCTGTAGGGACGGTCATGTCCAAAGAAATGGACCCGAGAGAGATGGTCCTCAGCCCAACTGAGAG TTTCATATTTTGGATTAATAAAGGAGCGAATGACGAGCTGACCATCGAGAGGGTGGAGATGGACGGTCTGAACCGGACTACACTGGTTTTCATCACTGCACAGCTCCCGAGGAGTCTTACGATGGATGTGGCGGCGCGCCGGCTGTATTGGATCAGTGTTTACAAAGCG TCAATTGAGAGCATCAGGACAGATGGCACTGGACGGTTCACCTTCTGGGATTTCTTTCAAGGACGTCCTGCTCAGACCCTGGCTGTGTTTAACGGCTGGTTTTACTTGGCTGATGAGAAAAAACTCTGGCAGGCTCCTCAAAATAGATCTTCTGACACACTAAATGGCTTCATCTTAAAAGCCTCGCTTCCTGTCTTGAACATCTACCATGTGCTTCAGCAGCCCAGAG GTTTTGCTCCGTGTAAAGACTCGGGCTGCCAGCTGTGTTTGCCGTCCAAGAAAACTCCTGCTGGATTCACCTGTCTGTGTCCTGAGGGAGCGCTGCCCATGTCTTGGGGAGCTTGTGAAA ATTTTAAGGTCGCCTATGCAACAGCCACAGCTGTATACAGTTTGGAGTTTGCAGGAGAGACTCCTGTGAAAACTGAACTCTTTACTTCAGATGAAGACATCCAGTCGTTTGACATGTACTGGAGGAGAGGATGTGTGGTGTGGTCTAATGGGACGGGCCACGTGAAGACTAACATACAGTCTCAGGACTTGTCTGAGTACATCCTGACTTTAAAACCTG CCTGTATCGTCAGAGTTGACCAGAGGACTGGGAATCTGTATTGGCTGGCCTGTGACGAACTTTCCATTGGGGTTTCTACCATTGGCCCCCTCGACCAGAGTATCTCCAGACAGCTGTATCAAACCAGAACCGCAATCCTAGACCTCTTTGTGGACTGGCAGAGAGGAAAGCTGTACTGGCTGGAGGGAAAGCAGGTCATGAGGATGAAACTGGGTCTGATTGGTGGAAATGTCGAAACTGCCTTCAGCTTCGAGGAGGATGGAGTCGACCGCGTTGTGTTTGATCATAAAGCGAATGGCTTCCTTTGGAGCATGGAGTCTT ACTTGCAGGTTATGAGTCTACTGAAGATGAGAAGGTACTCTGCTGGTAAAGACTGGGTCGTTCCTGGCTCACTCATGGCTGCTTATGAACCCTACACGGTGACCTTGTTCAATAACATCCTGACCGTGTGGAATCGCAAAGATCGAGCTCGTGTCTCTGGAGTGGCGGTAGAGAATGGAGTTGTTAGCTTATCTGTAGCCCTTAGGGAAGTCCAACAAG ATACAACAGCGGAAGATGTGCGTCCTACCGAGGTGACTTGCAAAAGTCCCCTAGTCATTTGTCAAGGATCAGCTGTTTGTATCAGCCGATCTCAGTGGTGTGATGGGAACAAAGACTGTCCGGATGGATCTGATGAAGCCTCgtgtgtgcacatgtgtgcaAAGCCAG GTGACTTCCTGTGTGCGGACAGGAGGAAGTGTGTGGCGAGGGATCTGGTGTGTGACGGTCGCTCTCACTGCACTGACGGCTCAGATGAGACGGGATGTCCCACCACTGCTCCTGAAACCGTCTCCACAGCATTAAAGTGTCGTGTGGGCTCTAAACCCTGTGCGGACGGCCGTGAGTGTGTGCTGTACAGTCATGTGTGTGATGGAGAGATGGACTGTAAAGATGGATCAGATGAACACGGCTGTGAATATCGGTGTAAAGCAG ATCAGTTCCAGTGCGCTCATGGGAGGATGTGTATCGACAGAAAGCAGGTGTGTGACGGCACACCTCAGTGTCAGGATCGCTCTGATGAACTGGACTGTTTCAGTCGCTCACACGAATGCAGACATCAGTGTGATAATAAAACTCGCTGCATCCCAGAGAGCTTCCTCTGTGACGGAGAGAAAGACTGTGTGGACGCCACTGATGAACACAACTGCT CTGAGATTAAAAGAGGGGATATAAATTTGGTGACACTGAAAGGCAAAAAGGAACAAAGTTTGCAACCTCCTCCTCCAGTCTGTAGAAGTCCATCCATGATGTGTCCGGGAACATCACTGTGCATTTCCCACACTCGATTGTGTGATGGAAAGATAGATTGTCCGGATGGTTCTGATGAAGTTTCGTGTGTAGACACTTGTTCAAAACCTG GTGACTTCCTGTGTAAGGACCGAAGGAAGTGTGTTGATGGGAATCTGGTGTGTGACGGCCGCTCTCACTGCCTTGACGGCTCCGATGAATTAGCATGTTACTTGGTGGCTAGAAGTTCAAAACCGGCACCATTAAAGTGTCGTGTGGGCTCTAAACCCTGTGAGGACGGCCGTGAGTGTGTGCTGTACAGTCATGTGTGTGATGGAGAGATGGACTGTAAAGATGGATCAGATGAACGCGACTGTGAATATCGGTGTAAAGCAG ATCAGTTCCAGTGCGCTCATGGGAGGATGTGTATCGACAGAAAGCAGGTGTGTGACGGCACACCTCAGTGTCAGGATCGCTCTGATGAACTGGACTGTTTCAGTCGCTCACACGAATGCAGACATCAGTGTGATAATAAAACTCGCTGCATCCCAGAGAGCTTCCTCTGTGACGGAGAGAAAGACTGCGTGGACGCCACTGATGAACACAACTgct CTGAGATAAAAAGAGGGGATATAAATTTGGTGACACTGAAAGGCAACAAGGAACAACCTCCTTTGCAACCTCCTCCTCCAGTCTGTAGAAGTCCATCCATGATGTGTCCGGGAACATCACTGTGCATTTCCCACACTCGATTGTGTGATGGAAAGATCGATTGTCCGGATGGTTCTGATGAAGTTTCATGTGTAGACACTTGTTCAAAACCTG GTGACTTCCTGTGTAAGGACCGAAGGAAGTGTGTTGATGGGAATCTGGTGTGTGACGGCCGCTCTCACTGCCTTGACGGCTCTGATGAAGTAGCATGTTACTTGGTGGCTAGAAGTTCAAAACCGGCACCATTAAAGTGTCGTGTGGGCTCTAAACCCTGTGAGGACGGCCGTGAGTGTGTGCTGCTCAGTCATGTGTGTGATGGAGAGATGGACTGTAAAGATGGATCAGATGAACGCGACTGTGGTCGTCAGTGCCAACCTG GGCAGTTCCAGTGCACTTCTGTTGGGAGGTGTATTGAAATGAATCAGGTGTGTGATGGCACTCCTCAGTGTCTGGATAAGTCAGATGAAGCCGGATGCTGGAAACCCTCAAGGAGCTGCAGCATGCGCTGTGACCGGGACACTCACTGTATTCCTGAAGTCCTCATCTGCAATGGGATTAGGGACTGTCTCGATGGCACTGATGAAGCAAACTGTG CTGTTTCCAGACCAGCTCAGACCAGCTGTGAGAGTCCCTCGGTCCTGTGTCCGGGGacgtcagtgtgtgtgtctccggCCCAGATGTGTGACGGCACAAGAGACTGTCTCGATGGATCTGATGAAGCTTCTTGTATAGACGCATGTGCTGCTCCAG GTGACTTTCTGTGTGAGGACAGGAGGAAGTGTATTGAGGGATCTCTAGTCTGTGACGGTCGTTCTCACTGCCTTGATGGTTCTGATGAGATGGGATGTTCTACCATAGCAGATAAAACCACCACCACTGCACCCTTCAAGTGTCGTGTGGGGACTAAACCCTGTGAGGACGGCCGTGAGTGTGTGCTGTACAGTCATGTGTGTGATGGAGAGATGGACTGTAAGGACGGCTCTGATGAAGAACAATGTGAACTTCAGTGCAATCCAG GGATGTTTCAGTGTGTTCAGGGGAAGAAGTGTATTGACTTCCGGCAGGTGTGTGATGGGACTCCTCAGTGTCCTGATCATTCGGATGAAGCGGGCTGCTGGAAGCCCACCAAGAGCTGCAGCATCCGCTGCGATGGGAACAGCCGCTGTATCCCAGAGGTGTTTGTCTGTAACGGGATGAGGGACTGCTGGGATGGCTCAGATGAGGCAGACTGTG ctatgcCCACTCCACCATCACCTTGTAAAAGCCCATACGTGGCTTGTCAAGGGACATCTCTGTGCATCCTGCAGCGATATCTCTGCGATGGGAGAAAAGACTGTCCTGATGGCTCTGATGAGAGACCGTGTCTTCGCAACTGCCCATATCGCA GTGATTTCATGTGTAAAGACAGGACAAAGTGTGTGGCGAGGGATCTGGTGTGTGACGGTCGTTCTCACTGCCTTGACCGTTCGGATGAGATGGGATGTCCCACTACAGCACCTAAAACATCAACCACAGTGCTGTTAAAGTGTCGTGTGGGCTCTAAACCCTGTGCGGACGGCCGTGAGTGTGTGCTGTACAGTCATGTGTGTGATGGAGAGATGGACTGTAAAGATGGATCAGACGAACGCGACTGCGATTTTAATTGTAAAGAAG GGGAATTTCAGTGTGCCCATGGGAGGAAATGCATAGACTCAAAACTAGTGTGCGATGGCAAACCGCAGTGTCAGGATTTTTCAGATGAGAGGGACTGCTTCATTCGCAGCAAGAGCTGCAGCCATCGCTGTGATAATAAAACCCGCTGCATCCCAGAAAACTTTCTGTGTGACGGAGAGAAAGACTGTGTGGACGGCACGGATGAATCTGACTGCG GGTACCCCACAGAGGTGGTGAAGTGTGAGAGTCCTGCGGTGTTGTGTCGTGACGGGTCGCTGTGCATCCCTCACACCAGTCTCTGTGATGGGAAGAGAGACTGTCCTGATGGATATGATGAAACCTTTTGCTTTGACCATTGTCCAAATGCAG gtGACTTCCTGTGTGCGGACAGGAGGAAGTGTGTGGCGAGGGATCTGGTGTGTGACGGTCGCTCTCACTGCACTGACGGCTCAGATGAGACGGGATGTCCCACCACTGCTCCTGAAACCGTCTCCACAGCATTAAAGTGTCGTGTGGGCTCTAAACCCTGTGAGGACGGCCGTGAGTGTGTGCTGTACAGTCATGTGTGTGATGGAGAGATGGACTGTAAAGATGGATCAGATGAACACGGCTGTGAATATCGGTGTAAAGCAG ATCAGTTCCAGTGCGCTCATGGGAGGATGTGTATCGACAGAAAGCAGGTGTGTGACGGCACACCTCAGTGTCAGGATCGCTCTGATGAACTGGACTGTTTCAGTCGCTCACACGAATGCAGACATCAGTGTGATAATAAAACTCGCTGCATCCCAGAGAGCTTCCTCTGTGACGGAGAGAAAGACTGCGTGGATGCCACTGACGAAGACAACTGTG CTCCTATCACTGGCCCATCTGTCACAGACCAGCCAGTCTGCTTGAGCCCTTCTGTATTTTGTCATGAAACCTCAAAATGCATCTCACCGTCCCAACTGTGTGATGGAAAGACGGACTGTCCCAGTGGAGCCGATGAGCAGTCTTGTATATATTCATGTCCAGATCTAG GCCAGTTTCTGTGCAAGGACAGACGGAAGTGTGTCGAGAGCGCTCTGGTGTGTGACGGTCATCCACACTGTGCTGACGGCTCAGATGAGAAACAGTGCCCCACCTGTGCTTTGCTTTGTGACCAGAAGAGTGTTTGCCTGACGAGTCAGCAGATCTGTGACCGAAAACCAGACTGTAGAGACGGTTCAGATGAGAACATCTGCT acacTAGTCGTGTGGCTGCGAGTGCTGCATTACCACTGAAATGTCCGTTGGGATCCAAACCTTGTAGTGATGGGAAAGAGTGTGTCCTGTACAGCCATGTTTGTGATGGAGAGAAAGATTGCAAAGATGGGTCTGATGAGAGGAACTGTGAGCGTAAATGTAAAAAAG GCCAGTTCCAATGCGCTCACGGCAAGAAGTGTATAGACCTGAAGCTTGTGTGTGACGGCACACCTCAGTGTCAGGACCGATCAGATGAAATCAACTGCATGAAGCTCTCCGAGGAGTGCAGGCACCCGTGTGACAATAAAACCCGCTGCGTTCCTGAGACCTTCCTCTGTGACGGAGAGAGAGACTGTGCGGATGGCACTGATGAAGACAACTGTG TTGTAGAGCTCTGTTCTGGAGAGCGGTTCCAGTGCAGTAACGGTCAGTGTGTGGCGCTGGCTCTCCGCTGTGATGGGCACGCTGACTGTCGTGATCACTCGGATGAGAAGGGCTGTCCTCAGCCCCCACACTGTCCCATGGAGCAGCGCTGCCCCCACACACACGAGTGTCTGCTGAAAGAATGGCTCTGTGATGGAGAACAGGACTGCAGTGATGGGTTTGATGAGAGG AACTGCGAGGTGACTGCACTGAAGTGTGGAGAGTTCCAGTGGTCGTGTGCATCTAAAACTCAATGCATTGCGATGACATGGAGGTGTGACGGCGTAAAGGACTGCAAAGATGAGAGCGATGAATCTGGAT GTGGTCAAGTGAAATGCCCGACACACTTGTTCCAGTGTGGAAGTGGGGAGTGTGTGGAGCCAGATCTGGTGTGTAACGGGGCGTCTGACTGTGCAGACGGCTCTGATGAGGGTGTGGGGTGTCTGAAGAACAACTGCTCCAGTCCCAGCCGCCCATCATGCCAGCACTACTGCATCAACACTCCACACGGAGCA AGATGTGGCTGTAAGACTGGCTTCAGGCTTCAGTCTGACGGTTTAACCTGCGATGACATAGATGAATGTAAAGAGATTCAGCCTGCTGCCTGCAGTCACAAGTGCCTCAACACACTGGGCTCCTACCTGTGCCAGTGCCACCCTGAGTTTATACTGGAGCCGGACGGGCGCAGCTGCAAGACTGCAG AGGAACCCAGTCTTTTGATCTCTGAACAGTATGAGCTGTTAAATGTGGGTCTGCGAAGCTCCAGTATTCAAGCCCTGATCGCACCGGGACGGATGGCCATCTTCTCTCTGGACTACGACCGGAGAGAGCAGAGGGTGTACTGGGTCAGTCTGGAGGACCAGAGCATCAAATACGCCTTTCACAGAGAAAAGGACAACACTGGAACGATCGTCAAAG GAGTGAAGTCAGACTCCATTGCTGTCGACTGGATGGGAAGGAACCTTTACTGGGTGGACGGTGTTGCTGGGCAGATTCTAGCTGTGAGATTGACCAGCAGTATTGTAAAGGCGCAAAACTACGTAATCGTTGTGGAAGAGGATTTGCATCAGCCTCGCTCGCTTGTGCTGCTGCCTCAGAAGGG GGTAATGTTCTGGTCCGAGATCGGAGGTCAGGCACAGATCGAGCGCTCGGGCATGGACGGCTCCGACAGGAAGGTGGTGGTCAGCCGCGGTCTGGAGCGGCCAGTCAGCGTGACGGTGGACACACTGACTGACAGACTATACTGGACTGACGAGAAGCTCCGGTGTATAGGCTCGGCGACGCTGGATGGAGAAAACATAAAG ttGCTGCAGCTGTCGGAGATGCCCAGTCTGTTCTCTGTGGCGGTGTTTAATGACATGGTCTACTGGTCCGACACGCACAGACGATCTGTTCAAGGGGCCAATAAACTGACGGGCAAGAACCGCAAAGTTCTTCTCAAGAGACCCGGACAGCCCTTCGACCTCAAA GTTGTGCACGCGCTCTTGCAGCCCAATGTGTCCGGCCCGTGTGAGACGCTCCGGTGCTCTCACGTGTGTCTGCTGGCTCCGGGGCCCAGGGCGGTCTGTCGCTGTCCGGCGGGGCTTCTCTTAGCCTCGGACGGCTTCACCTGCACCACACCTGTGGACTCCTCCTCTTTCCTTATGCTGCTGTCTCCGACCATGATTACACAG ATCTTCACTAAGAGCCTCCAGGCAGGATTGGGGCTGAAGACGTGGCCGGAGCACCGTGCTCTGACTCTGCCGGCCGTGAATCAAGCTTCAGACTTCGATCTGCTCCTCAAGGACCGCACCGTCTCTGTAGCTGACGCCGGACGAGGATCTATAGCTCAGCTCAAACTCAGCAGCTCTGGGTTCACACCCATCGGTCACTTGCTTCAGCTCAAAGGAGACCTGCTGACCGCTCTGGCTGTGGACTGGGTCACCCGAAACCTCTACTGGAGCAGCGTCAAGAGCCCCCAGCTGTACGTCACGTCCCCTGGAGGGAAATACACCAGCCTGGTGCTGCAAGCTGAGCTGGAGGGAACGGTCTCCATCGCCCTGCACCCTCCCACGGGCCGCCTGTGCTTCACCGCAGTGAGACGGAGGGCAGCCCAAACTCTGCCTCAGGTGGACTGCGCTCACATGGACGGGAACAATCGCACGCTGCTGTGGAGCAAAGCAAAGATGCCTGCTTCACTCGCCTTTTCTGAGAAGGGAACAACGCTGTATTGGGCAGATGTTG GGAATGAAATGATTAGCTCTGTTAACATGGACGGCTCTGATTATAAGGAGTACAGCACCGGATCTGCCTTCATTCTGTCTTTTGCTCGTGTTGAGAACATCTTCTTCTGGATCACTCTGGACAACG GTACTGCTCAAGTGTGGTACACGGATGGTTTCCAGCCCAAACACATGTGGTTTGAGGTGAAGGCTAATGTCATTGAGCTGAAGGCCTACAGCAGGTCCAGTcagaaag GGACCAATGTCTGTTCTGAAAACAACGGGGGCTGCAGTCACCTGTGTCTGGCGTATCCAGGTGGACGCTCGTGTCGCTGCGCACAGGACTACCTCTCTGTCAACAAAACCAAATGTGTTTCCAACCTCAAGTGTCCCATGGGCAGTAAAGCATGCAGAGACGGCCTCAAGTGCATCGCTCTGGCCAAGTTCTGTGACCAGATCCCAGACTGCCTGGACGGCTCGGATGAGGAGT GTGGCAGTGTGAGAATCAAACCTGGAGCGGCCCGTCTGCCTGCTCTGGACTCTGCTGTTGGCAGTGAGTCGTGTGAGGCGGAGCGCTGCAGCGGTCACGGGACGTGTGTGAGTGTGGAGGGTGAGgcggtgtgtgagtgtgaggagggATACAGCGGGGATCTGTGTCAGAACGCCGCCTCCAGCAGCACTGCGCTCGCCATCACACTCACCTTTCTCTTCGGAGGGGCTCTGATAGCCGCCGTCATCCTCAAGAGGAG AAGGGCACAAGCATCGAGGGAAGAGgccacagaaaaacaaacacttgTGACTGAAGTGGAAGAGTGCACAACCTACTCTCAAAACTTTGTTAATGAGTTGTACGATCCTGATGAG GCTCCGATTACTCCAGCCATTACCACTACTGTTGTCagctaa